A genomic window from Peromyscus maniculatus bairdii isolate BWxNUB_F1_BW_parent chromosome 1, HU_Pman_BW_mat_3.1, whole genome shotgun sequence includes:
- the Ppp6r1 gene encoding serine/threonine-protein phosphatase 6 regulatory subunit 1 isoform X3: MIGGDGTTNGFPKGAMFWKFDLHTSSHLDTLLEKEDLSLPELLDEEDVLQECKVVNRKLLDFLLQPSHLQAMVAWVTQEPPASGEERLRYKYPSVACEILTSDVPQINDALGADESLLNRLYGFLQSGDSLNPLLASFFSKVMGILINRKTDQLVSFLRKKDDFVDLLLRHIGTSAIMDLLLRLLTCVERPQLRQDVFNWLNEEKIVQRLIEQIHPSKDDNQHSNASQSLCDIIRLSREQMIQGQDSPEPDQLLATLEKQETIEQLLSNMFEGEQCQSVIVSGIQVLLTLLEPRRPRSDSVTMNNFFSSVDGQLELLAQGALDNAVSSMGALHALRPRLARFHQLLLEPPKLEPLQMTWGSLVPPLGNTRLHVVKLLASALSTNAAALTQELLVLDVPNTLLDLFFHYVFNNFLHAQVEVCVSAMLSSGPPPDSSSETPVPNPILKHLLQHCRLVERILASWEENDHVQSGGGPRKGYMGHLTRVANAVVQNAEQGPNAEQLGQLLKELPEDQQQRWEAFVSGPLAETNKKNTVDLVNTHHLHSSSDDEDDRLKEFNFPEEAVLQQAFMDFQMQRMTSAFIDHFGFNDEEFGEQEESVNAPFDKTANITFSLNADDENPNANLLEICYKDRIQQFDDEEEEEEEEGQGSAESDGEYGAWQGSQPARVSHAGQPPGVRSGGSTDSEDEEEEEEEEDEEEGADQAVSGRTSPSSLPSPSPQPSGPSWTATFDPVPMDAPTGPSVSKEADISSTQILTSPPAHDAPQLRSQDPTPPSAPQEVTDSSKVAEPLAPCQALVSVADVQATLHGMRSAPSSLDSATRDPSTSVPAFEARQSPQTVEGEKSPEPLGLPQSQSAQALEMPNGSTPAGPVSSGSQ; encoded by the exons ATGATTGGCGGAGACGGAACCACAAATGGATTTCCGAAG GGCGCCATGTTTTGGAAGTTTGACCTGCACACAAGCTCTCACCTGGACACACTGCTGGAGAAGGAGGACCTGAGCCTGCCGGAGCTTCTGGACGAGGAGGACGTGCTGCAGGAGTGCAAGGTTGTCAACCGGAAGCTCCTGGACTTCCTGCTGCAGCCATCCCACCTGCAGGCCATGGTGGCTTGGGTCACCCAGGAGCCCCCGGCCAGTGGTGAGGAGCGGCTACGCTACAA GTACCCTAGTGTGGCCTGTGAGATCCTGACCTCTGATGTGCCCCAGATCAACGATGCCCTGGGTGCAGATGAGTCCCTCCTAAACCGGCTCTATGGCTTCCTGCAGAGTGGTGACAGCCTCAACCCGTTACTTGCTAGCTTTTTCAGCAAGGTCATGGGCATTCTCATCAATCGCAAGACAGACCAG CTTGTGTCCTTCCTGCGCAAGAAAGATGACTTTGTGGACCTGTTGCTGCGGCACATTGGCACCTCGGCCATCATGGACCTTCTGTTGCGCCTGCTTACTTGCGTGGAGCGGCCCCAATTGCGGCAGGATGTCTTCAAT TGGCTCAACGAAGAAAAGATTGTCCAGCGGCTCATTGAGCAGATCCACCCATCAAAGGATGACAAT CAACATTCCAATGCATCCCAGTCCCTGTGTGACATCATCCGCCTCAGCCGGGAGCAGATGATCCAAGGCCAGGACAGTCCGGAGCCAGACCAGCTGTTGGCCACCTTGGAGAA GCAGGAGACCATTGAGCAGCTCCTGAGTAACATGTTTGAGGGGGAGCAGTGCCAGTCCGTCATTGTCAGTGGGATCCAAGTGCTGCTGACCCTCCTGGAGCCTAGGAGGCCACG GTCTGACTCTGTGACCATGAACAACTTCTTTAGCAGCGTGGATGGGCAGTTGGAGCTCCTGGCCCAGGGGGCCCTGGATAATGCAGTATCCAGTATGGGTGCCTTGCATGCCCTGCGTCCCCGGCTTGCCCGCTTCCATCAGCTCCTGCTTGAGCCTCCCAAG CTGGAGCCTCTCCAGATGACGTGGGGCAGCCTGGTCCCACCACTGGGTAACACAAGGTTACATGTGGTCAAGCTCCTGGCCAGTGCTCTGAGTACCAACGCTGCTGCCTTGACACAGGAGCTCCTGGTGCTGGATGTGCCCAACACCTTACTG GACCTCTTCTTCCACTACGTATTCAACAACTTCCTGCATGCTCAAGTGGAGGTGTGTGTGAGCGCCATGCTGAGTTCCGGGCCCCCTCCAGACAGCAGCTCTGAGACACCTGTCCCAAATCCTATCTTGAAACAT CTCCTTCAGCACTGCCGCCTGGTGGAGCGCATCCTGGCGTCCTGGGAGGAGAACGACCATGTGCA GTCTGGAGGGGGCCCAAGGAAAGGCTATATGGGCCACCTGACTCGGGTGGCCAATGCCGTGGTGCAGAATGCAGAACAGGGGCCCAATGCTGAGCAACTGGGGCAGCTACTAAAGG AGCTGCCAGAAGATCAGCAGCAGCGGTGGGAAGCCTTTGTGTCAGGACCCCTGGCTGAGACCAACAAGAAGAACACAGTAGATCTG GTGAACACTCACCACCTGCACTCCTCCAGTGATGACGAGGATGACCGCCTCAAGGAGTTCAACTTCCCCGAGGAGGCTGTCCTgcagcag GCTTTCATGGACTTCCAGATGCAACGCATGACCTCAGCCTTCATTGACCACTTTGGCTTTAATGATGAGGAATTCGGGGAGCAGGAGGAAAGTGTGAA TGCGCCATTTGACAAGACTGCCAACATCACCTTCTCCTTAAATGCTGATGATGAGAAT ccCAATGCCAACCTGCTTGAGATATGCTACAAGGACCGCATCCAGCAGTTCGatgacgaggaggaggaggaggaggaggagggccaaGGCTCAGCAGAGTCAGATGGAGAATATGGCGCCTGGCAGGGCAGCCAGCCAGCGAGGGTGTCCCATGCAGGCCAGCCCCCCGGTGTCCG GAGTGGAGGAAGCACAGACAgcgaggatgaggaggaggaggaggaagaagaggatgaggaggagggggCTGACCAGGCCGTCTCTGGGAGGACCAGCCCTTCCTCcttgcccagccccagccctcagcCTTCTG GCCCAAGTTGGACAGCCACCTTTGACCCAGTGCCTATGGATGCCCCAACAGGACCCTCAGTTTCCAAGGAGGCAGACATATCCTCCACCCAGATCCTGACCAGCCCTCCAGCCCACGATGCCCCACAGCTCAG GTCTCAGGACCCCACACCCCCCTCAGCACCTCAGGAAGTCACAGATAGCAGCAAAGTAGCAGAGCCCTTGG CCCCCTGCCAGGCCTTGGTTAGTGTTGCGGATGTCCAGGCCACTCTGCACGGGATGCGCTCCGCCCCCAGCTCCTTGGACAG TGCAACCAGAGACCCCTCTACCTCTGTCCCAGCCTTTGAGGCCCGCCAGTCCCCTCAGACCGTGGAGGGGGAGAAGAGCCCAGAACCTTTGGGGCTTCCCCAAAGCCAGAG TGCCCAGGCCCTTGAGATGCCCAATGGCTCTACCCCAGCAGGGCCTGTTTCATCGGGTTCCCA GTAG
- the Ppp6r1 gene encoding serine/threonine-protein phosphatase 6 regulatory subunit 1 isoform X4, producing the protein MFWKFDLHTSSHLDTLLEKEDLSLPELLDEEDVLQECKVVNRKLLDFLLQPSHLQAMVAWVTQEPPASGEERLRYKYPSVACEILTSDVPQINDALGADESLLNRLYGFLQSGDSLNPLLASFFSKVMGILINRKTDQLVSFLRKKDDFVDLLLRHIGTSAIMDLLLRLLTCVERPQLRQDVFNWLNEEKIVQRLIEQIHPSKDDNQHSNASQSLCDIIRLSREQMIQGQDSPEPDQLLATLEKQETIEQLLSNMFEGEQCQSVIVSGIQVLLTLLEPRRPRSDSVTMNNFFSSVDGQLELLAQGALDNAVSSMGALHALRPRLARFHQLLLEPPKLEPLQMTWGSLVPPLGNTRLHVVKLLASALSTNAAALTQELLVLDVPNTLLDLFFHYVFNNFLHAQVEVCVSAMLSSGPPPDSSSETPVPNPILKHLLQHCRLVERILASWEENDHVQSGGGPRKGYMGHLTRVANAVVQNAEQGPNAEQLGQLLKELPEDQQQRWEAFVSGPLAETNKKNTVDLVNTHHLHSSSDDEDDRLKEFNFPEEAVLQQAFMDFQMQRMTSAFIDHFGFNDEEFGEQEESVNAPFDKTANITFSLNADDENPNANLLEICYKDRIQQFDDEEEEEEEEGQGSAESDGEYGAWQGSQPARVSHAGQPPGVRSGGSTDSEDEEEEEEEEDEEEGADQAVSGRTSPSSLPSPSPQPSGPSWTATFDPVPMDAPTGPSVSKEADISSTQILTSPPAHDAPQLRSQDPTPPSAPQEVTDSSKVAEPLAPCQALVSVADVQATLHGMRSAPSSLDSATRDPSTSVPAFEARQSPQTVEGEKSPEPLGLPQSQSAQALEMPNGSTPAGPVSSGSQ; encoded by the exons ATGTTTTGGAAGTTTGACCTGCACACAAGCTCTCACCTGGACACACTGCTGGAGAAGGAGGACCTGAGCCTGCCGGAGCTTCTGGACGAGGAGGACGTGCTGCAGGAGTGCAAGGTTGTCAACCGGAAGCTCCTGGACTTCCTGCTGCAGCCATCCCACCTGCAGGCCATGGTGGCTTGGGTCACCCAGGAGCCCCCGGCCAGTGGTGAGGAGCGGCTACGCTACAA GTACCCTAGTGTGGCCTGTGAGATCCTGACCTCTGATGTGCCCCAGATCAACGATGCCCTGGGTGCAGATGAGTCCCTCCTAAACCGGCTCTATGGCTTCCTGCAGAGTGGTGACAGCCTCAACCCGTTACTTGCTAGCTTTTTCAGCAAGGTCATGGGCATTCTCATCAATCGCAAGACAGACCAG CTTGTGTCCTTCCTGCGCAAGAAAGATGACTTTGTGGACCTGTTGCTGCGGCACATTGGCACCTCGGCCATCATGGACCTTCTGTTGCGCCTGCTTACTTGCGTGGAGCGGCCCCAATTGCGGCAGGATGTCTTCAAT TGGCTCAACGAAGAAAAGATTGTCCAGCGGCTCATTGAGCAGATCCACCCATCAAAGGATGACAAT CAACATTCCAATGCATCCCAGTCCCTGTGTGACATCATCCGCCTCAGCCGGGAGCAGATGATCCAAGGCCAGGACAGTCCGGAGCCAGACCAGCTGTTGGCCACCTTGGAGAA GCAGGAGACCATTGAGCAGCTCCTGAGTAACATGTTTGAGGGGGAGCAGTGCCAGTCCGTCATTGTCAGTGGGATCCAAGTGCTGCTGACCCTCCTGGAGCCTAGGAGGCCACG GTCTGACTCTGTGACCATGAACAACTTCTTTAGCAGCGTGGATGGGCAGTTGGAGCTCCTGGCCCAGGGGGCCCTGGATAATGCAGTATCCAGTATGGGTGCCTTGCATGCCCTGCGTCCCCGGCTTGCCCGCTTCCATCAGCTCCTGCTTGAGCCTCCCAAG CTGGAGCCTCTCCAGATGACGTGGGGCAGCCTGGTCCCACCACTGGGTAACACAAGGTTACATGTGGTCAAGCTCCTGGCCAGTGCTCTGAGTACCAACGCTGCTGCCTTGACACAGGAGCTCCTGGTGCTGGATGTGCCCAACACCTTACTG GACCTCTTCTTCCACTACGTATTCAACAACTTCCTGCATGCTCAAGTGGAGGTGTGTGTGAGCGCCATGCTGAGTTCCGGGCCCCCTCCAGACAGCAGCTCTGAGACACCTGTCCCAAATCCTATCTTGAAACAT CTCCTTCAGCACTGCCGCCTGGTGGAGCGCATCCTGGCGTCCTGGGAGGAGAACGACCATGTGCA GTCTGGAGGGGGCCCAAGGAAAGGCTATATGGGCCACCTGACTCGGGTGGCCAATGCCGTGGTGCAGAATGCAGAACAGGGGCCCAATGCTGAGCAACTGGGGCAGCTACTAAAGG AGCTGCCAGAAGATCAGCAGCAGCGGTGGGAAGCCTTTGTGTCAGGACCCCTGGCTGAGACCAACAAGAAGAACACAGTAGATCTG GTGAACACTCACCACCTGCACTCCTCCAGTGATGACGAGGATGACCGCCTCAAGGAGTTCAACTTCCCCGAGGAGGCTGTCCTgcagcag GCTTTCATGGACTTCCAGATGCAACGCATGACCTCAGCCTTCATTGACCACTTTGGCTTTAATGATGAGGAATTCGGGGAGCAGGAGGAAAGTGTGAA TGCGCCATTTGACAAGACTGCCAACATCACCTTCTCCTTAAATGCTGATGATGAGAAT ccCAATGCCAACCTGCTTGAGATATGCTACAAGGACCGCATCCAGCAGTTCGatgacgaggaggaggaggaggaggaggagggccaaGGCTCAGCAGAGTCAGATGGAGAATATGGCGCCTGGCAGGGCAGCCAGCCAGCGAGGGTGTCCCATGCAGGCCAGCCCCCCGGTGTCCG GAGTGGAGGAAGCACAGACAgcgaggatgaggaggaggaggaggaagaagaggatgaggaggagggggCTGACCAGGCCGTCTCTGGGAGGACCAGCCCTTCCTCcttgcccagccccagccctcagcCTTCTG GCCCAAGTTGGACAGCCACCTTTGACCCAGTGCCTATGGATGCCCCAACAGGACCCTCAGTTTCCAAGGAGGCAGACATATCCTCCACCCAGATCCTGACCAGCCCTCCAGCCCACGATGCCCCACAGCTCAG GTCTCAGGACCCCACACCCCCCTCAGCACCTCAGGAAGTCACAGATAGCAGCAAAGTAGCAGAGCCCTTGG CCCCCTGCCAGGCCTTGGTTAGTGTTGCGGATGTCCAGGCCACTCTGCACGGGATGCGCTCCGCCCCCAGCTCCTTGGACAG TGCAACCAGAGACCCCTCTACCTCTGTCCCAGCCTTTGAGGCCCGCCAGTCCCCTCAGACCGTGGAGGGGGAGAAGAGCCCAGAACCTTTGGGGCTTCCCCAAAGCCAGAG TGCCCAGGCCCTTGAGATGCCCAATGGCTCTACCCCAGCAGGGCCTGTTTCATCGGGTTCCCA GTAG
- the Ppp6r1 gene encoding serine/threonine-protein phosphatase 6 regulatory subunit 1 isoform X1 translates to MQSGKKAFPGGGNSTCKYVKGAMFWKFDLHTSSHLDTLLEKEDLSLPELLDEEDVLQECKVVNRKLLDFLLQPSHLQAMVAWVTQEPPASGEERLRYKYPSVACEILTSDVPQINDALGADESLLNRLYGFLQSGDSLNPLLASFFSKVMGILINRKTDQLVSFLRKKDDFVDLLLRHIGTSAIMDLLLRLLTCVERPQLRQDVFNWLNEEKIVQRLIEQIHPSKDDNQHSNASQSLCDIIRLSREQMIQGQDSPEPDQLLATLEKQETIEQLLSNMFEGEQCQSVIVSGIQVLLTLLEPRRPRSDSVTMNNFFSSVDGQLELLAQGALDNAVSSMGALHALRPRLARFHQLLLEPPKLEPLQMTWGSLVPPLGNTRLHVVKLLASALSTNAAALTQELLVLDVPNTLLDLFFHYVFNNFLHAQVEVCVSAMLSSGPPPDSSSETPVPNPILKHLLQHCRLVERILASWEENDHVQSGGGPRKGYMGHLTRVANAVVQNAEQGPNAEQLGQLLKELPEDQQQRWEAFVSGPLAETNKKNTVDLVNTHHLHSSSDDEDDRLKEFNFPEEAVLQQAFMDFQMQRMTSAFIDHFGFNDEEFGEQEESVNAPFDKTANITFSLNADDENPNANLLEICYKDRIQQFDDEEEEEEEEGQGSAESDGEYGAWQGSQPARVSHAGQPPGVRSGGSTDSEDEEEEEEEEDEEEGADQAVSGRTSPSSLPSPSPQPSGPSWTATFDPVPMDAPTGPSVSKEADISSTQILTSPPAHDAPQLRSQDPTPPSAPQEVTDSSKVAEPLAPCQALVSVADVQATLHGMRSAPSSLDSATRDPSTSVPAFEARQSPQTVEGEKSPEPLGLPQSQSAQALEMPNGSTPAGPVSSGSQ, encoded by the exons ATGCAGAGTGGGAAGAAGGCCTTTCCAGGTGGAGGAAACAGCACGTGCAAATATGTGAAG GGCGCCATGTTTTGGAAGTTTGACCTGCACACAAGCTCTCACCTGGACACACTGCTGGAGAAGGAGGACCTGAGCCTGCCGGAGCTTCTGGACGAGGAGGACGTGCTGCAGGAGTGCAAGGTTGTCAACCGGAAGCTCCTGGACTTCCTGCTGCAGCCATCCCACCTGCAGGCCATGGTGGCTTGGGTCACCCAGGAGCCCCCGGCCAGTGGTGAGGAGCGGCTACGCTACAA GTACCCTAGTGTGGCCTGTGAGATCCTGACCTCTGATGTGCCCCAGATCAACGATGCCCTGGGTGCAGATGAGTCCCTCCTAAACCGGCTCTATGGCTTCCTGCAGAGTGGTGACAGCCTCAACCCGTTACTTGCTAGCTTTTTCAGCAAGGTCATGGGCATTCTCATCAATCGCAAGACAGACCAG CTTGTGTCCTTCCTGCGCAAGAAAGATGACTTTGTGGACCTGTTGCTGCGGCACATTGGCACCTCGGCCATCATGGACCTTCTGTTGCGCCTGCTTACTTGCGTGGAGCGGCCCCAATTGCGGCAGGATGTCTTCAAT TGGCTCAACGAAGAAAAGATTGTCCAGCGGCTCATTGAGCAGATCCACCCATCAAAGGATGACAAT CAACATTCCAATGCATCCCAGTCCCTGTGTGACATCATCCGCCTCAGCCGGGAGCAGATGATCCAAGGCCAGGACAGTCCGGAGCCAGACCAGCTGTTGGCCACCTTGGAGAA GCAGGAGACCATTGAGCAGCTCCTGAGTAACATGTTTGAGGGGGAGCAGTGCCAGTCCGTCATTGTCAGTGGGATCCAAGTGCTGCTGACCCTCCTGGAGCCTAGGAGGCCACG GTCTGACTCTGTGACCATGAACAACTTCTTTAGCAGCGTGGATGGGCAGTTGGAGCTCCTGGCCCAGGGGGCCCTGGATAATGCAGTATCCAGTATGGGTGCCTTGCATGCCCTGCGTCCCCGGCTTGCCCGCTTCCATCAGCTCCTGCTTGAGCCTCCCAAG CTGGAGCCTCTCCAGATGACGTGGGGCAGCCTGGTCCCACCACTGGGTAACACAAGGTTACATGTGGTCAAGCTCCTGGCCAGTGCTCTGAGTACCAACGCTGCTGCCTTGACACAGGAGCTCCTGGTGCTGGATGTGCCCAACACCTTACTG GACCTCTTCTTCCACTACGTATTCAACAACTTCCTGCATGCTCAAGTGGAGGTGTGTGTGAGCGCCATGCTGAGTTCCGGGCCCCCTCCAGACAGCAGCTCTGAGACACCTGTCCCAAATCCTATCTTGAAACAT CTCCTTCAGCACTGCCGCCTGGTGGAGCGCATCCTGGCGTCCTGGGAGGAGAACGACCATGTGCA GTCTGGAGGGGGCCCAAGGAAAGGCTATATGGGCCACCTGACTCGGGTGGCCAATGCCGTGGTGCAGAATGCAGAACAGGGGCCCAATGCTGAGCAACTGGGGCAGCTACTAAAGG AGCTGCCAGAAGATCAGCAGCAGCGGTGGGAAGCCTTTGTGTCAGGACCCCTGGCTGAGACCAACAAGAAGAACACAGTAGATCTG GTGAACACTCACCACCTGCACTCCTCCAGTGATGACGAGGATGACCGCCTCAAGGAGTTCAACTTCCCCGAGGAGGCTGTCCTgcagcag GCTTTCATGGACTTCCAGATGCAACGCATGACCTCAGCCTTCATTGACCACTTTGGCTTTAATGATGAGGAATTCGGGGAGCAGGAGGAAAGTGTGAA TGCGCCATTTGACAAGACTGCCAACATCACCTTCTCCTTAAATGCTGATGATGAGAAT ccCAATGCCAACCTGCTTGAGATATGCTACAAGGACCGCATCCAGCAGTTCGatgacgaggaggaggaggaggaggaggagggccaaGGCTCAGCAGAGTCAGATGGAGAATATGGCGCCTGGCAGGGCAGCCAGCCAGCGAGGGTGTCCCATGCAGGCCAGCCCCCCGGTGTCCG GAGTGGAGGAAGCACAGACAgcgaggatgaggaggaggaggaggaagaagaggatgaggaggagggggCTGACCAGGCCGTCTCTGGGAGGACCAGCCCTTCCTCcttgcccagccccagccctcagcCTTCTG GCCCAAGTTGGACAGCCACCTTTGACCCAGTGCCTATGGATGCCCCAACAGGACCCTCAGTTTCCAAGGAGGCAGACATATCCTCCACCCAGATCCTGACCAGCCCTCCAGCCCACGATGCCCCACAGCTCAG GTCTCAGGACCCCACACCCCCCTCAGCACCTCAGGAAGTCACAGATAGCAGCAAAGTAGCAGAGCCCTTGG CCCCCTGCCAGGCCTTGGTTAGTGTTGCGGATGTCCAGGCCACTCTGCACGGGATGCGCTCCGCCCCCAGCTCCTTGGACAG TGCAACCAGAGACCCCTCTACCTCTGTCCCAGCCTTTGAGGCCCGCCAGTCCCCTCAGACCGTGGAGGGGGAGAAGAGCCCAGAACCTTTGGGGCTTCCCCAAAGCCAGAG TGCCCAGGCCCTTGAGATGCCCAATGGCTCTACCCCAGCAGGGCCTGTTTCATCGGGTTCCCA GTAG
- the Ppp6r1 gene encoding serine/threonine-protein phosphatase 6 regulatory subunit 1 isoform X2, protein MQSGKKAFPGGGNSTCKYVKGAMFWKFDLHTSSHLDTLLEKEDLSLPELLDEEDVLQECKVVNRKLLDFLLQPSHLQAMVAWVTQEPPASGEERLRYKYPSVACEILTSDVPQINDALGADESLLNRLYGFLQSGDSLNPLLASFFSKVMGILINRKTDQLVSFLRKKDDFVDLLLRHIGTSAIMDLLLRLLTCVERPQLRQDVFNWLNEEKIVQRLIEQIHPSKDDNQHSNASQSLCDIIRLSREQMIQGQDSPEPDQLLATLEKQETIEQLLSNMFEGEQCQSVIVSGIQVLLTLLEPRRPRSDSVTMNNFFSSVDGQLELLAQGALDNAVSSMGALHALRPRLARFHQLLLEPPKLEPLQMTWGSLVPPLGNTRLHVVKLLASALSTNAAALTQELLVLDVPNTLLDLFFHYVFNNFLHAQVEVCVSAMLSSGPPPDSSSETPVPNPILKHLLQHCRLVERILASWEENDHVQSGGGPRKGYMGHLTRVANAVVQNAEQGPNAEQLGQLLKELPEDQQQRWEAFVSGPLAETNKKNTVDLVNTHHLHSSSDDEDDRLKEFNFPEEAVLQQAFMDFQMQRMTSAFIDHFGFNDEEFGEQEESVNAPFDKTANITFSLNADDENPNANLLEICYKDRIQQFDDEEEEEEEEGQGSAESDGEYGAWQGSQPARVSHAGQPPGVRSGGSTDSEDEEEEEEEEDEEEGADQAVSGRTSPSSLPSPSPQPSGPSWTATFDPVPMDAPTGPSVSKEADISSTQILTSPPAHDAPQLRSQDPTPPSAPQEVTDSSKVAEPLAPCQALVSVADVQATLHGMRSAPSSLDSATRDPSTSVPAFEARQSPQTVEGEKSPEPLGLPQSQSAQALEMPNGSTPAGPVSSGSQ, encoded by the exons ATGCAGAGTGGGAAGAAGGCCTTTCCAGGTGGAGGAAACAGCACGTGCAAATATGTGAAG GGCGCCATGTTTTGGAAGTTTGACCTGCACACAAGCTCTCACCTGGACACACTGCTGGAGAAGGAGGACCTGAGCCTGCCGGAGCTTCTGGACGAGGAGGACGTGCTGCAGGAGTGCAAGGTTGTCAACCGGAAGCTCCTGGACTTCCTGCTGCAGCCATCCCACCTGCAGGCCATGGTGGCTTGGGTCACCCAGGAGCCCCCGGCCAGTGGTGAGGAGCGGCTACGCTACAA GTACCCTAGTGTGGCCTGTGAGATCCTGACCTCTGATGTGCCCCAGATCAACGATGCCCTGGGTGCAGATGAGTCCCTCCTAAACCGGCTCTATGGCTTCCTGCAGAGTGGTGACAGCCTCAACCCGTTACTTGCTAGCTTTTTCAGCAAGGTCATGGGCATTCTCATCAATCGCAAGACAGACCAG CTTGTGTCCTTCCTGCGCAAGAAAGATGACTTTGTGGACCTGTTGCTGCGGCACATTGGCACCTCGGCCATCATGGACCTTCTGTTGCGCCTGCTTACTTGCGTGGAGCGGCCCCAATTGCGGCAGGATGTCTTCAAT TGGCTCAACGAAGAAAAGATTGTCCAGCGGCTCATTGAGCAGATCCACCCATCAAAGGATGACAAT CAACATTCCAATGCATCCCAGTCCCTGTGTGACATCATCCGCCTCAGCCGGGAGCAGATGATCCAAGGCCAGGACAGTCCGGAGCCAGACCAGCTGTTGGCCACCTTGGAGAA GCAGGAGACCATTGAGCAGCTCCTGAGTAACATGTTTGAGGGGGAGCAGTGCCAGTCCGTCATTGTCAGTGGGATCCAAGTGCTGCTGACCCTCCTGGAGCCTAGGAGGCCACG GTCTGACTCTGTGACCATGAACAACTTCTTTAGCAGCGTGGATGGGCAGTTGGAGCTCCTGGCCCAGGGGGCCCTGGATAATGCAGTATCCAGTATGGGTGCCTTGCATGCCCTGCGTCCCCGGCTTGCCCGCTTCCATCAGCTCCTGCTTGAGCCTCCCAAG CTGGAGCCTCTCCAGATGACGTGGGGCAGCCTGGTCCCACCACTGGGTAACACAAGGTTACATGTGGTCAAGCTCCTGGCCAGTGCTCTGAGTACCAACGCTGCTGCCTTGACACAGGAGCTCCTGGTGCTGGATGTGCCCAACACCTTACTG GACCTCTTCTTCCACTACGTATTCAACAACTTCCTGCATGCTCAAGTGGAGGTGTGTGTGAGCGCCATGCTGAGTTCCGGGCCCCCTCCAGACAGCAGCTCTGAGACACCTGTCCCAAATCCTATCTTGAAACAT CTCCTTCAGCACTGCCGCCTGGTGGAGCGCATCCTGGCGTCCTGGGAGGAGAACGACCATGTGCA GTCTGGAGGGGGCCCAAGGAAAGGCTATATGGGCCACCTGACTCGGGTGGCCAATGCCGTGGTGCAGAATGCAGAACAGGGGCCCAATGCTGAGCAACTGGGGCAGCTACTAAAGG AGCTGCCAGAAGATCAGCAGCAGCGGTGGGAAGCCTTTGTGTCAGGACCCCTGGCTGAGACCAACAAGAAGAACACAGTAGATCTG GTGAACACTCACCACCTGCACTCCTCCAGTGATGACGAGGATGACCGCCTCAAGGAGTTCAACTTCCCCGAGGAGGCTGTCCTgcagcag GCTTTCATGGACTTCCAGATGCAACGCATGACCTCAGCCTTCATTGACCACTTTGGCTTTAATGATGAGGAATTCGGGGAGCAGGAGGAAAGTGTGAA TGCGCCATTTGACAAGACTGCCAACATCACCTTCTCCTTAAATGCTGATGATGAGAAT ccCAATGCCAACCTGCTTGAGATATGCTACAAGGACCGCATCCAGCAGTTCGatgacgaggaggaggaggaggaggaggagggccaaGGCTCAGCAGAGTCAGATGGAGAATATGGCGCCTGGCAGGGCAGCCAGCCAGCGAGGGTGTCCCATGCAGGCCAGCCCCCCGGTGTCCG GAGTGGAGGAAGCACAGACAgcgaggatgaggaggaggaggaggaagaagaggatgaggaggagggggCTGACCAGGCCGTCTCTGGGAGGACCAGCCCTTCCTCcttgcccagccccagccctcagcCTTCTG GCCCAAGTTGGACAGCCACCTTTGACCCAGTGCCTATGGATGCCCCAACAGGACCCTCAGTTTCCAAGGAGGCAGACATATCCTCCACCCAGATCCTGACCAGCCCTCCAGCCCACGATGCCCCACAGCTCAG GTCTCAGGACCCCACACCCCCCTCAGCACCTCAGGAAGTCACAGATAGCAGCAAAGTAGCAGAGCCCTTGG CCCCCTGCCAGGCCTTGGTTAGTGTTGCGGATGTCCAGGCCACTCTGCACGGGATGCGCTCCGCCCCCAGCTCCTTGGACAG TGCAACCAGAGACCCCTCTACCTCTGTCCCAGCCTTTGAGGCCCGCCAGTCCCCTCAGACCGTGGAGGGGGAGAAGAGCCCAGAACCTTTGGGGCTTCCCCAAAGCCAGAG TGCCCAGGCCCTTGAGATGCCCAATGGCTCTACCCCAGCAGGGCCTGTTTCATCGGGTTCCCAGTGA